One window from the genome of Jiangella alba encodes:
- a CDS encoding class I SAM-dependent methyltransferase has protein sequence MIHQHPLAYLLGLEGVALLRAFAGEHDEEFVAARLAEIRSLLEDAYELGAGGPATELTSAEAYGWWAGGYDAPGNQLIDIEGPIVRSLLDDVPAGVALDAACGTGRHAEYLAGLGHEVVGVDSSPEMLAVARTKVPAGRFVSGDLASLPLPDDGVDLVVCALALSHVPDLRPVFAEFARVLRPGGSLVVSDPRGRLGDIGLPIVVPGPDGGMGFLPNRSRLASEYLAAALPLGFEVRHCEEPMRPSPFVDPDGVPPGAAGAAPPLTPSGRPPNIWALHPLIPEAANAAYQGSPVAIVWRFQLTS, from the coding sequence GTGATCCACCAGCACCCGCTCGCCTACCTGCTCGGGCTCGAGGGGGTGGCGCTGCTGCGCGCGTTCGCCGGCGAGCACGACGAGGAGTTCGTCGCCGCGCGGCTGGCCGAGATCCGGTCGCTGCTGGAGGACGCTTACGAGCTGGGCGCGGGCGGTCCGGCGACGGAGCTGACGTCGGCCGAGGCGTACGGCTGGTGGGCCGGCGGCTACGACGCCCCCGGCAACCAGCTGATCGACATCGAGGGCCCGATCGTCCGCTCCCTGCTGGACGACGTCCCGGCGGGGGTCGCGCTCGACGCGGCCTGCGGCACGGGCCGGCACGCGGAGTACCTGGCCGGGCTCGGGCACGAGGTCGTCGGCGTCGACAGCTCGCCGGAGATGCTGGCCGTCGCGCGGACGAAGGTCCCGGCGGGCCGCTTCGTGTCCGGCGACCTCGCCTCGCTGCCGCTGCCCGACGACGGCGTCGACCTCGTCGTGTGCGCGCTCGCGCTGTCGCACGTTCCCGACCTGCGGCCGGTGTTCGCCGAGTTCGCCCGCGTGCTCCGGCCCGGCGGTTCCCTGGTGGTGTCGGACCCCCGTGGGAGGCTGGGCGACATCGGGTTGCCGATCGTCGTGCCCGGGCCGGACGGCGGCATGGGCTTCCTGCCGAACCGCAGCAGGCTCGCCAGCGAGTACCTGGCGGCGGCGCTCCCGCTCGGCTTCGAGGTCCGTCACTGCGAAGAGCCGATGCGCCCGTCGCCGTTCGTCGACCCGGATGGCGTCCCGCCCGGCGCCGCGGGCGCGGCGCCGCCGCTCACCCCGTCGGGCCGCCCGCCGAACATCTGG
- a CDS encoding YbhB/YbcL family Raf kinase inhibitor-like protein has translation MSLERPTPPDPYTLLPAVPPMTLTSDDVTDGEQLAADFVAAAAGGANLSPQLSWSGAPDGTRSYALTCFDPDAPTPSGFWHWVVVDIPATTTSIARGAGLPYPAFAVRNDAGTAEYFGSAPPQGDVPHRYFFVVHAVDVETLGVGADASPAVVSFNLAFHTLARGMVVPVYSH, from the coding sequence ATGTCGCTCGAACGTCCCACCCCGCCCGACCCGTACACCCTGCTTCCGGCCGTCCCACCCATGACGCTGACCAGCGACGACGTCACCGACGGCGAGCAGCTCGCCGCTGACTTCGTCGCCGCCGCGGCCGGTGGGGCGAATCTGTCGCCGCAGTTGTCGTGGTCCGGCGCGCCCGACGGCACCCGCAGTTACGCGCTCACGTGCTTCGATCCCGACGCTCCGACGCCGAGCGGCTTCTGGCACTGGGTCGTCGTCGACATTCCGGCCACGACGACGTCCATCGCGCGCGGCGCCGGGTTGCCGTATCCGGCCTTCGCGGTGCGCAACGACGCCGGCACGGCGGAGTACTTCGGCTCGGCGCCGCCGCAGGGCGACGTCCCGCACCGGTACTTCTTCGTCGTCCACGCGGTCGACGTCGAGACGCTCGGGGTCGGCGCCGACGCCTCCCCCGCCGTCGTCTCGTTCAACCTCGCGTTCCACACGCTGGCCCGCGGCATGGTGGTGCCGGTCTACTCGCACTGA